In the genome of Diaphorobacter sp. HDW4A, the window CCATCGAGGGTGGCGCGGTACGGCGCTTTTGCCAAGCCATCATGGATGGCGACGAGGCCTACCGCGAGCAGGGCGCGACGCCGGGCGACGCACATGCCATCACGCCGCCGCTGTATCCGGTGTTCTCGTTCCGCACGCCGTTTGGCGCGAACGACGTGCTGACCGAACGCGCCAGCGACGGGCACTTCGACGGACTGGTGGCTGGCGTCGGCAATGGCTTGCCGGAGCTGCCGCTGCGCGGTCTGGCACTGCTCAACGGCGGTGCGGAAGTGGAGTTCTATCAGGACGCGATGGTGGGCGATCTGGTCTTCCAGCAGTCCACGTATCACGACATCGTCGAGAAGCAGTCCAAGGCGGGACCGATGCTGCTGG includes:
- a CDS encoding MaoC family dehydratase N-terminal domain-containing protein, with product MSLLTEDVRRFIGHKSERFAACEAIEGGAVRRFCQAIMDGDEAYREQGATPGDAHAITPPLYPVFSFRTPFGANDVLTERASDGHFDGLVAGVGNGLPELPLRGLALLNGGAEVEFYQDAMVGDLVFQQSTYHDIVEKQSKAGPMLLVRIDTLYTNQHGQALLRYRRTQIRR